A stretch of Bradyrhizobium sp. CCBAU 53338 DNA encodes these proteins:
- a CDS encoding MaoC family dehydratase → MRFFEEIEVGHRRDIGTYAFTAESIRTFAAKFDPQRFHLDEEEGKNSLFGGLAASGWHVGSACMSLLVADGQRLAREATARGEEIAVWGPSPGFRDLRWIKPVLAGDIISYSNVVIDKRSSASRPGWGILTARTTGTNQRGEEVYSITASAFVPMRNGS, encoded by the coding sequence ATGCGGTTCTTCGAGGAGATCGAGGTTGGCCATCGCCGCGACATCGGCACCTATGCGTTCACCGCGGAGTCCATCAGGACTTTTGCGGCGAAGTTCGATCCGCAGCGTTTTCACCTCGACGAGGAGGAGGGCAAGAACTCCCTGTTCGGCGGGTTGGCTGCCTCCGGCTGGCATGTCGGCTCGGCCTGCATGAGCCTGCTTGTCGCCGATGGCCAGCGCCTGGCGCGTGAAGCCACCGCGCGCGGCGAGGAGATCGCGGTGTGGGGGCCGTCACCGGGCTTTCGCGACCTGCGCTGGATCAAGCCGGTGCTCGCCGGCGACATCATCAGCTATTCCAACGTCGTCATCGACAAGCGCAGCTCCGCCTCGCGTCCGGGCTGGGGCATCCTGACCGCGCGCACCACCGGCACCAACCAGCGCGGCGAGGAGGTTTATTCCATCACCGCCAGCGCCTTCGTGCCGATGCGGAATGGCAGTTAG
- a CDS encoding MaoC family dehydratase, translating into MTLTFEDFPTGRYGTFGPRHVTRDEILAFAAEFDPQPMHLDEEAASRSMLRGLSGSGWHLCSLMMRMMADGFITRAASLGSPGVDEVRWLSPLRPGDDLMLDVDVIEARTSKSRPNLGIVKFKCTVRNARGEALCEMTSPILIERRAGAV; encoded by the coding sequence ATGACCCTGACCTTCGAAGATTTCCCGACCGGCCGCTACGGAACGTTCGGCCCGCGCCATGTGACCCGCGACGAGATCCTGGCCTTCGCCGCCGAGTTCGATCCGCAGCCGATGCATCTGGACGAGGAGGCCGCCTCCAGGAGCATGCTGCGCGGCCTGTCCGGCTCAGGCTGGCACCTCTGCTCGCTGATGATGCGGATGATGGCCGACGGTTTCATTACCCGCGCCGCCTCGCTGGGATCGCCCGGGGTCGACGAGGTGCGCTGGCTGTCACCGCTACGGCCGGGCGACGATCTGATGCTCGATGTCGATGTGATCGAAGCGCGCACCTCGAAGAGCAGGCCGAACCTCGGCATCGTCAAGTTCAAGTGCACCGTGCGCAACGCCAGGGGCGAAGCGCTCTGCGAGATGACCTCGCCGATCCTGATCGAGCGGCGGGCGGGAGCGGTCTGA
- a CDS encoding DUF4282 domain-containing protein, whose translation MFSFSDLFQWDRFITPTIIKTFYWLVIGVICLFGLSGIFAGLTAMAISPFAGFLVVLESIAGVVVGVVFSRIAAELILIVFRINEHLGAIRDQGGGMQ comes from the coding sequence ATGTTTTCATTCAGCGATCTGTTTCAGTGGGACCGCTTCATCACGCCGACGATCATCAAGACCTTCTACTGGCTGGTGATCGGCGTGATCTGCCTGTTCGGCCTCTCCGGAATTTTCGCCGGCCTCACCGCGATGGCGATCAGCCCGTTCGCCGGCTTCCTCGTCGTGCTGGAATCGATCGCGGGCGTCGTCGTCGGCGTGGTGTTCTCGCGCATCGCCGCGGAATTGATCCTGATCGTGTTCCGCATCAACGAGCATCTCGGCGCCATCAGGGATCAGGGTGGCGGGATGCAGTGA
- a CDS encoding DapH/DapD/GlmU-related protein, translated as MRKIENPVLRAGARLFFACRRAWLTLRYGRRLQLGPGIVFKGRLVLGPGVRVSIGESCRIGKRVLITGRGQVTVGNDTLLNGCWIGCEQKVDIGSFCLISDCDIVDTDFHNLPPRLRHEPAVARAVAPVHIGDNVWVGARSIVLKGVTIGDHSVVGAGAVVREDVAPRVVVAGNPAAVVKQFGDDE; from the coding sequence GTGCGCAAGATCGAGAATCCGGTGCTGCGGGCCGGTGCGCGCCTGTTCTTCGCCTGTCGGCGCGCCTGGCTGACGCTGCGGTACGGGCGCCGGCTCCAGCTCGGACCCGGGATCGTGTTCAAGGGTCGGCTGGTGCTCGGTCCCGGGGTCCGGGTGTCGATCGGTGAGAGCTGCCGGATCGGCAAGCGCGTGCTGATCACCGGGCGTGGCCAGGTGACGGTCGGCAATGACACCTTGCTCAACGGCTGCTGGATCGGCTGCGAGCAGAAGGTCGACATCGGATCGTTCTGCCTGATCAGCGACTGCGACATCGTCGACACGGACTTTCACAACCTTCCCCCGCGGCTTCGGCACGAGCCTGCGGTTGCTCGGGCCGTCGCGCCGGTGCACATCGGGGACAACGTGTGGGTGGGCGCACGCTCGATCGTGCTCAAGGGAGTGACGATCGGCGACCACTCGGTCGTGGGCGCCGGAGCGGTCGTGCGTGAGGACGTCGCCCCGCGCGTGGTCGTCGCCGGGAATCCGGCGGCTGTCGTCAAGCAGTTCGGCGACGACGAATAG
- the ychF gene encoding redox-regulated ATPase YchF translates to MGFKCGIVGLPNVGKSTLFNALTETAAAQAANYPFCTIEPNVGEVAVPDPRLDKLAAIAKSAQIIPTRLTFVDIAGLVRGASKGEGLGNQFLANIREVDAIAHVVRCFEDSDITHVEGKIAPLADIETIETELMLADLDSLEKRVDNLTKKAKGNDKDAKEQLDLVNRTLVLLREGKPARLVERKAEEERAFGMLGLLSSKPVLYVCNVEEGSAATGNAFSKAVQEQAAKEGAVAVVISAKIESEIATISREERADFLETLGLEEAGLDRLIRAGYTLLDLITYFTVGPKEARAWTIHRGTKAPGAAGVIHTDFEKGFIRAETIAYQDYVAFNGEAGARDAGKLRLEGKEYVVADGDVMHFRFNT, encoded by the coding sequence GTGGGATTCAAATGCGGAATCGTCGGATTGCCCAATGTCGGCAAGTCGACCTTGTTCAACGCGCTGACCGAGACGGCCGCGGCGCAGGCTGCGAACTATCCGTTCTGCACCATCGAGCCGAACGTCGGCGAAGTCGCCGTGCCCGATCCGCGGCTCGACAAGCTCGCGGCGATCGCCAAATCAGCGCAGATCATCCCGACCCGGCTGACCTTCGTCGACATCGCCGGCCTCGTGCGCGGCGCCTCCAAGGGTGAAGGTCTCGGCAACCAGTTCCTCGCCAACATCCGCGAGGTCGACGCCATCGCGCATGTCGTGCGCTGCTTCGAGGATTCCGACATCACCCATGTCGAGGGCAAGATCGCTCCGCTCGCCGACATCGAGACCATCGAGACCGAGCTGATGCTCGCCGATCTCGACAGCCTCGAAAAGCGCGTCGACAACCTCACCAAGAAGGCCAAGGGCAACGACAAGGACGCCAAGGAGCAGCTCGACCTCGTCAACCGCACGCTGGTGCTGCTGCGCGAGGGCAAGCCCGCGCGCCTCGTCGAGCGCAAGGCCGAAGAAGAGCGCGCCTTCGGCATGCTCGGCCTGCTGTCGTCCAAGCCCGTGCTCTACGTTTGCAACGTCGAGGAGGGCTCCGCCGCCACGGGCAATGCGTTTTCGAAGGCCGTGCAGGAACAGGCCGCCAAGGAAGGCGCGGTCGCCGTCGTGATCTCCGCCAAGATCGAATCCGAGATTGCGACGATCTCGCGCGAGGAGCGGGCCGACTTCCTGGAGACGCTGGGTCTGGAAGAGGCCGGCCTCGATCGCCTGATCCGCGCCGGCTACACGCTGCTCGACCTCATCACCTATTTCACGGTGGGCCCGAAGGAAGCGCGCGCCTGGACCATCCATCGCGGCACCAAGGCGCCGGGCGCGGCCGGCGTGATCCACACCGATTTCGAGAAGGGTTTCATCCGCGCCGAGACGATTGCCTATCAGGACTACGTCGCGTTCAACGGCGAAGCCGGCGCGCGTGATGCCGGCAAGCTGCGGCTCGAAGGCAAGGAATACGTCGTCGCCGACGGCGACGTCATGCATTTCCGCTTCAATACGTAA
- the pth gene encoding aminoacyl-tRNA hydrolase, with product MRLFVGLGNPGAKYARNRHNIGFMAVDEIARRHGFAPWRRRFQGETSEGTLGTERIILLKPTTYMNDSGRSVQEAAAFFKIAPGDTTVFHDELELPPGKVRVKIGGGIAGHNGLRSISAHIGNEYRRVRLGIGHPGVKEMVHGHVLSDFAKADNEWVTTLCDAVAEHAALIAKGTDATFANRVHLAMQAKGFLTKDENGKE from the coding sequence ATGCGACTCTTTGTTGGGCTCGGCAATCCCGGCGCGAAATACGCACGTAACCGGCACAATATCGGCTTCATGGCCGTGGACGAGATCGCACGGCGTCATGGTTTCGCACCATGGCGCCGTCGCTTTCAGGGCGAGACCTCGGAAGGCACGCTAGGCACCGAGCGTATAATCCTGCTCAAGCCCACGACCTACATGAACGACTCCGGCCGCAGCGTTCAGGAGGCGGCGGCCTTCTTCAAGATCGCGCCGGGCGATACCACGGTGTTTCACGACGAGCTCGAGCTGCCGCCGGGCAAGGTGCGGGTGAAGATCGGCGGCGGCATCGCCGGCCATAACGGTCTGCGCTCGATATCGGCGCATATCGGCAACGAGTATCGCCGTGTCAGGCTCGGCATCGGTCATCCCGGCGTCAAGGAGATGGTGCACGGCCATGTCCTGTCGGACTTCGCCAAGGCCGACAACGAGTGGGTGACGACGCTCTGCGACGCGGTGGCCGAGCACGCCGCACTGATCGCCAAGGGCACTGACGCGACCTTCGCCAACAGGGTGCATCTTGCGATGCAGGCGAAGGGATTTTTGACCAAGGACGAGAACGGCAAGGAATAG
- a CDS encoding 50S ribosomal protein L25/general stress protein Ctc encodes MATTVKELKATARPKSGKGAARAERRAGRVPGVIYGNNQPPLTISIADRELRQRILAGRFLTTLVDIDLDGKKHRVIPRDYHLDPVKDFPIHVDFMRLGEGATIRISVPLHVVKAEGSPGVKRGGTVNIVAHAIELECGVENIPQYIEADVGSLEIGHSLHLSDVKLPNGVKALTRADATLVTIVPPSGYAEEQKAAAAAAAGGAAPAAGAAAPAAGAAAPAAGAAAPAAAAKAPAGGDKKK; translated from the coding sequence ATGGCGACGACCGTCAAGGAATTGAAGGCGACCGCACGTCCGAAGAGCGGCAAGGGGGCCGCCCGGGCTGAGCGTCGCGCCGGCAGAGTGCCCGGAGTGATCTATGGTAACAACCAGCCCCCGCTGACGATCTCGATTGCAGATCGTGAACTGCGCCAGCGCATCCTCGCCGGCCGGTTCCTGACCACGCTGGTCGACATCGACCTCGATGGCAAGAAGCACCGCGTGATTCCGCGCGACTATCACCTCGATCCGGTCAAGGATTTCCCGATCCACGTCGACTTCATGCGTCTCGGCGAAGGCGCCACCATCCGCATCAGCGTTCCGCTGCATGTCGTGAAGGCGGAAGGCTCGCCCGGCGTGAAGCGCGGCGGGACGGTCAACATCGTGGCCCACGCGATCGAGCTCGAATGCGGTGTCGAGAACATTCCGCAGTACATCGAGGCCGACGTCGGCTCGCTGGAAATCGGTCATTCGCTGCATCTGTCTGACGTCAAGCTGCCGAACGGCGTGAAGGCGCTGACCCGCGCCGACGCGACCCTCGTCACCATCGTGCCGCCGTCCGGCTACGCCGAAGAGCAGAAGGCCGCGGCTGCGGCTGCTGCCGGCGGCGCCGCTCCGGCGGCGGGTGCCGCTGCTCCGGCTGCGGGTGCTGCGGCTCCGGCTGCGGGCGCTGCTGCGCCTGCGGCGGCTGCCAAGGCTCCGGCCGGCGGCGACAAGAAGAAGTAA
- a CDS encoding accessory factor UbiK family protein, translated as MTQTTNRFFDEIGRMMNDAAGAAQGVKREFDTVMRTQAEKFLRDMDLVKREEFEAVKDMARLAREENEALKARIAALEAKLGG; from the coding sequence ATGACCCAGACCACCAACCGGTTTTTCGACGAGATCGGCCGCATGATGAACGACGCCGCCGGCGCGGCCCAGGGCGTCAAGCGCGAGTTCGACACGGTGATGCGGACGCAGGCCGAGAAGTTCCTGCGCGACATGGACCTGGTCAAGCGCGAGGAGTTCGAGGCGGTCAAGGACATGGCCCGCCTCGCCCGCGAGGAGAACGAGGCCCTCAAGGCGCGCATCGCGGCGCTGGAGGCCAAGCTCGGCGGGTAG
- a CDS encoding dienelactone hydrolase family protein, with product MIEQQIAIPTKDGHTATFIVHPERGGPFPVILFYMDAPAIREELRDMARRLATSGYYVMLPNLYYRSGVMELGALPADPNAPERKRMFALMGSLTIPMIMDDTSALLTYAEGQTAANTKIVGTVGYCMSGRYAVNAATHFPDSVKAAASVYGTQLATDQADSPHLAASKTKAELYFACAETDIYAPTEIIEKVKQGMNGAKAEVEIYPGTHHGFAFPKRPVYDRDAAERHWERLLALYRRNLHQ from the coding sequence ATGATCGAGCAGCAGATCGCTATTCCCACCAAGGACGGCCACACCGCCACCTTCATCGTCCATCCCGAGCGCGGCGGACCGTTCCCGGTCATCCTGTTCTACATGGACGCGCCGGCGATCCGCGAAGAGCTGCGCGACATGGCGCGCCGGCTCGCGACCTCGGGCTATTACGTGATGCTGCCGAACCTTTACTATCGCTCCGGCGTCATGGAGCTCGGCGCGCTGCCGGCCGATCCAAACGCACCGGAGCGCAAGCGCATGTTCGCGCTGATGGGCTCGCTCACCATTCCCATGATCATGGACGACACAAGCGCGCTGCTCACCTATGCCGAGGGCCAGACCGCCGCGAACACCAAAATCGTCGGCACCGTCGGCTATTGCATGAGCGGCCGCTACGCCGTGAATGCCGCCACGCATTTCCCCGACAGCGTCAAGGCTGCCGCCTCGGTCTACGGCACGCAGCTCGCGACCGACCAGGCCGACAGCCCGCATCTCGCAGCCAGCAAGACCAAAGCCGAGCTCTATTTCGCCTGCGCCGAGACCGACATCTATGCGCCGACCGAGATCATCGAGAAGGTCAAGCAGGGCATGAACGGCGCGAAAGCCGAGGTCGAGATCTATCCCGGCACCCATCACGGCTTCGCCTTCCCCAAGCGCCCGGTCTATGATCGCGACGCCGCCGAGCGGCATTGGGAGCGCTTGCTGGCGCTCTATCGCCGCAATCTCCATCAATAG
- the lgt gene encoding prolipoprotein diacylglyceryl transferase, with product MPLLLIDFPSFNPIAVAIGPFAVRWYALAYIGGIVIGWLYARSLLKNERLWGGPAPMSLVQVDDFILWVTLGIILGGRTGYVLFYNLPFFIDHPAAILRLWEGGMSFHGGFLGCVVAVMWFANRNGISILSLGDITTAVAPIGLLLGRIANFINGELWGRATDASLPWAMIFPNDPTHLPRHPSQLYEAGMEGILLFTVLAIMIRLGALKRPGMILGAFILMYGLTRIAGEHFREPDVQLGFLWGGLTMGMLLSIPMLLVGGALIVWAVRRGARKPTEAVS from the coding sequence ATGCCCCTTCTGCTCATCGACTTCCCGTCCTTCAACCCGATCGCGGTCGCGATCGGGCCGTTCGCGGTCCGCTGGTACGCGCTGGCCTATATCGGCGGCATCGTCATCGGCTGGCTCTATGCGCGCTCGCTGCTGAAGAACGAGCGCCTGTGGGGCGGCCCCGCACCGATGTCGCTGGTGCAGGTGGACGACTTCATCCTCTGGGTCACGCTCGGCATCATCCTCGGCGGCCGCACCGGCTACGTGCTGTTCTACAATCTCCCCTTCTTCATCGATCATCCCGCAGCGATTCTCCGGCTGTGGGAAGGCGGCATGTCCTTCCACGGCGGCTTCCTCGGCTGCGTCGTCGCGGTGATGTGGTTTGCCAATCGCAACGGCATCTCGATCCTGTCGCTCGGCGACATCACGACCGCGGTCGCTCCAATCGGGCTGCTGCTGGGGCGTATCGCCAATTTCATCAACGGCGAATTATGGGGCCGCGCCACCGATGCGAGCCTGCCCTGGGCCATGATCTTCCCCAACGATCCGACACACCTGCCGCGTCATCCGAGCCAGCTCTATGAAGCCGGCATGGAGGGCATCCTGCTGTTCACGGTGCTCGCGATCATGATCCGCCTCGGCGCCCTGAAGCGCCCCGGCATGATCCTCGGCGCCTTCATCCTGATGTATGGCCTGACCCGCATCGCCGGCGAGCATTTCCGCGAGCCGGACGTTCAGCTCGGCTTCCTCTGGGGGGGATTGACCATGGGCATGCTGCTGTCGATCCCGATGCTACTCGTCGGCGGTGCGCTTATTGTATGGGCTGTCAGGCGCGGTGCGCGGAAGCCCACCGAGGCCGTCAGTTAA